Proteins found in one Thalassomonas actiniarum genomic segment:
- a CDS encoding FAD-dependent oxidoreductase, translated as MNKHTDVLIIGGGFAGVGVAQKLSKEGVDVTLIDRKNYFEVTFATLRNVTAPKKHGNTPRKLYNDFIDGTFIQGSVSAMNDSKVMLESGDIIHFKQAIIASGSRYPTLPEAKSNSKFDYAERNQEMLDAHESLSSAQSVLVIGGGVVGVEFAGEIASAFPGKDITLVHSKDSLLDNSEPKAQRKVLEQLTAKGVKVKLNRKLSKHEGSYRCANTGETIKADVVYECVGMVPNTEFLQAELADVLDSSGFIAVDEYMRVKGYENLYSLGDCATLDSHKHGYLASVQGARLADMLLKAMKGKKVKPYKTPPVVVVTPTGTDSGVAQLPFAVTTMNFFVNLKQKDLGISNMYKMYGTVPDS; from the coding sequence ATGAACAAACACACAGATGTATTGATTATTGGCGGAGGCTTTGCCGGAGTAGGTGTCGCCCAAAAGTTATCAAAAGAGGGAGTTGATGTTACTTTAATCGACAGGAAAAATTATTTTGAAGTAACGTTCGCGACACTACGTAATGTTACCGCCCCCAAGAAGCACGGGAACACGCCGCGCAAACTTTATAATGATTTTATTGACGGCACTTTTATTCAGGGGAGCGTAAGTGCTATGAATGACAGCAAGGTGATGCTTGAATCTGGCGATATTATCCACTTTAAACAAGCCATTATCGCATCAGGCAGTCGTTACCCTACGTTACCTGAGGCCAAGTCAAATTCAAAATTTGACTATGCTGAGCGCAACCAGGAAATGCTGGATGCCCACGAGTCTCTTTCATCAGCTCAGTCTGTGCTGGTGATTGGCGGTGGTGTGGTAGGTGTTGAGTTTGCAGGTGAAATTGCCAGTGCCTTTCCCGGTAAAGATATAACGCTTGTTCATAGTAAGGATAGTTTGTTAGATAATTCAGAGCCTAAGGCGCAACGTAAGGTATTGGAGCAGTTAACCGCGAAAGGTGTGAAGGTAAAACTCAATCGAAAACTCTCAAAGCATGAAGGTAGTTACCGCTGTGCTAACACGGGTGAGACGATTAAGGCGGACGTTGTTTATGAATGTGTTGGCATGGTCCCGAATACCGAGTTCTTGCAAGCGGAATTGGCCGACGTGCTTGATAGTAGTGGTTTTATCGCCGTTGACGAATATATGCGAGTTAAGGGTTATGAAAATCTGTACTCATTGGGGGATTGCGCTACCCTCGACAGCCATAAGCATGGTTATCTTGCCAGTGTGCAGGGTGCTCGTTTAGCGGATATGTTGTTAAAAGCGATGAAGGGAAAAAAGGTTAAACCTTATAAAACCCCTCCGGTTGTTGTGGTAACCCCGACAGGGACTGATTCTGGAGTGGCGCAGCTGCCGTTTGCGGTTACTACCATGAACTTTTTTGTGAACCTGAAACAAAAAGACCTGGGGATCAGTAATATGTACAAAATGTATGGGACTGTACCGGACAGTTAA
- a CDS encoding pseudouridine synthase codes for MPITNQTGLPESAELNQNHQHFKVFKPYGFLSQFVPESRKKKRLLGELFNFPDKTMAIGRLDHDSEGLLLLTTDGMMSYEVRSKGIEKEYYVQVDGTITEEAILQLQKGVEIGINGTKYLTLPCKVVKLDGEPQLPDRGRKIRDPRHGPTSWISITLCEGKNRQIRKMTAAVGFATLRLVRVRIGDIHIESLNAGDVVTLPDFDAALNR; via the coding sequence ATGCCAATCACTAACCAAACCGGTTTACCCGAATCTGCCGAGCTAAATCAAAATCACCAGCACTTCAAAGTATTTAAGCCATATGGTTTTTTAAGTCAGTTTGTACCCGAATCACGAAAGAAGAAACGCCTGTTAGGTGAGCTGTTTAACTTTCCCGATAAAACGATGGCGATAGGGCGATTAGATCACGACTCTGAAGGGTTATTGTTACTGACCACCGACGGTATGATGAGCTACGAAGTCAGAAGCAAAGGCATAGAAAAAGAGTACTATGTGCAAGTTGATGGAACGATCACTGAAGAGGCCATATTACAGCTGCAAAAGGGAGTTGAGATTGGCATCAACGGCACTAAATACCTGACCCTGCCTTGTAAAGTCGTAAAGCTGGACGGTGAGCCTCAACTTCCCGATCGTGGCCGTAAAATCCGCGATCCCAGACATGGCCCTACCAGCTGGATTTCTATTACCCTCTGTGAAGGGAAAAACCGTCAGATAAGAAAAATGACGGCTGCTGTGGGCTTTGCCACATTAAGACTGGTAAGGGTTCGGATTGGCGACATTCATATTGAGAGCTTGAATGCCGGTGATGTTGTTACCTTGCCTGATTTTGACGCTGCACTTAATCGCTAA